From the genome of Triticum aestivum cultivar Chinese Spring chromosome 3B, IWGSC CS RefSeq v2.1, whole genome shotgun sequence, one region includes:
- the LOC123064974 gene encoding uncharacterized protein: MARTGASASLFVLVCCLLVGSVPARLPVELPTQVVPDAVDRVAAAEPLLDKQLAAAEAANPTKVHSITEEEEMVVHPARQLPQIIRCGGDDVAISDESLSFGGQGHQALKSEVLKEHGPEQERPGEHSFSDTDSDSDSDDEDNENGIMAWFWRLARRF, translated from the coding sequence ATGGCGCGCACCGGCGCCTCTGCTTCCCTCTTCGTGCTCGTCTGCTGCCTCCTCGTGGGTTCTGTCCCGGCGCGCCTACCCGTCGAGCTTCCGACGCAAGTAGTGCCCGACGCCGTTGACCGCGTGGCCGCCGCCGAGCCGCTTCTGGACAAGCAGTTGGCGGCTGCCGAGGCGGCCAACCCGACCAAAGTCCACTCCAtaacagaggaggaggagatggtggttcACCCGGCCCGCCAGCTCCCCCAGATCATCCGGTGCGGCGGCGACGACGTGGCGATCTCCGACGAGTCGCTGTCCTTCGGCGGCCAGGGCCACCAAGCGTTGAAGAGCGAGGTGCTGAAGGAGCACGGGCCGGAACAGGAGCGGCCCGGCGAGCACTCTTTCTCGGACACCGACAGCGACTCGGATTCAGACGACGAGGACAATGAGAATGGGATCATGGCGTGGTTCTGGAGGCTGGCGCGTCGCTTCTGA